A region from the Benincasa hispida cultivar B227 chromosome 8, ASM972705v1, whole genome shotgun sequence genome encodes:
- the LOC120083226 gene encoding probable inositol transporter 2: MEGGIHGSSDGSAFKECFSLSWKNPYVLRLAFSAGIGGFLFGYDTGVISGALLYIRDDFKSVDKSTVLQETIVSMAIAGAIIGAAIGGWMNDRYGRRTVILIADFLFFIGAVIMAASPGPSLLIVGRVFVGLGVGMASMTSPLYISEASPSKIRGALVSTNNFLITSGQFLSYLINLAFTKAPGTWRWMLGIAGLPALFQFILMFLLPESPRWLYRKGRSEEAERILRKIYSENEVEMEIRDLKESVEAEIKEKEASETISWTKILKTTTVRRGLYAGVGLQVFQQFVGINTVMYYSPSIVQLAGFASNQTALLLSLVIAGLNALGSIVSIYFIDRTGRKKLLVISLFGVIISLGILSAVFHETTSHSPLVSSRSTSLKAYTCPDYNSASNSASWDCMKCLEASSPDCGFCASGANKLFPGECLVANDTVKNLCHSEDRLWYTRGCPSKFGWLSLIGLAIYIIFFSPGMGTVPWIVNSEIYPLRYRGVCGGIAATANWISNLIVAQSFLSLTQSIGPSWTFLIFGLISVAALLFVLTCVPETKGLPIEEVEQMLETRALHFKFWKKRTDLLDKTQGA; this comes from the exons GAGTCATTTCTGGAGCTCTACTTTACATTAGAGACGATTTCAAGTCTGTGGATAAAAGTACTGTTTTACag GAAACCATAGTAAGCATGGCCATTGCAGGTGCCATAATAGGAGCAGCAATAGGAGGATGGATGAACGATCGATATGGTAGACGAACTGTAATTCTCATAGCAgacttcctcttcttcattggAGCTGTGATCATGGCAGCTTCACCTGGCCCTTCCCTTCTCATTGTCGGTCGAGTTTTCGTCGGTCTTGGCGTTGGTATGGCTTCCATGACTTCCCCTTTATACATCTCTGAGGCCTCCCCTTCAAAAATTCGTGGTGCCCTTGTCAGCACCAATAACTTTCTCATCACTAGTGGCCAGTTTCTCTCTTATCTCATCAACTTAGCTTTCACCAAAGCACCAGGCACTTGGAGATGGATGCTTGGTATTGCAGGATTGCCAGCTCTCTTTCAGTTTATCTTAATGTTCTTGCTACCCGAGTCACCCAGATGGTTATATCGCAAG GGGAGGTCAGAAGAGGCTGAGAGGATATTGAGAAAAATCTATTCAGAAAATGAGGTAGAGATGGAGATTAGAGATCTTAAGGAGTCTGTTGAAGCAGAGATCAAGGAGAAAGAGGCTTCTGAGACGATAAGCTGGACTAAGATATTGAAAACCACAACAGTGAGAAGAGGACTTTATGCAGGGGTTGGATTGCAAGTTTTCCAACAATTTGTGGGCATAAATACAGTTATGTACTACAGTCCTTCTATAGTTCAGTTGGCTGGCTTTGCTTCAAACCAGACTGCACTTCTGCTTTCACTAGTCATAGCTGGACTGAATGCATTGGGCTCTATTGTCAGCATATATTTCATTGATAGAACAGGCAGGAAAAAGCTTCTAGTCATCAGCTTATTTGGTGTTATCATCTCTCTTGGCATTCTATCAGCAGTTTTTCATGAAACAACATCTCACTCTCCATTAGTGAGTTCTAGAAGCACTTCACTTAAAGCTTACACATGCCCTGACTACAATTCTGCCAGCAATTCTGCATCTTGGGATTGTATGAAGTGTTTGGAAGCCTCATCTCCAGATTGTGGTTTTTGTGCTTCAGGAGCCAACAAG TTGTTTCCTGGGGAATGTTTGGTTGCTAATGACACAGTGAAAAATTTATGTCATAGTGAAGATAGACTATGGTACACAAGAGGATGTCCTAGCAAATTTGGGTGGCTATCACTTATTGGTCTTGCTATCTACATTATCTTCTTCTCTCCAGGAATGGGAACTGTCCCATGGATTGTGAATTCTGAGATTTATCCTTTAAGGTATCGTGGAGTGTGTGGAGGAATAGCAGCCACAGCAAATTGGATCTCAAATCTTATTGTTGCTCAATCTTTCTTATCCTTAACCCAATCAATTGGGCCTTCATGGACATTcttaatttttggattgatttcgGTAGCAGCACTTTTGTTTGTCCTCACATGTGTGCCTGAAACAAAGGGCCTTCCAATAGAGGAGGTTGAACAAATGCTTGAAACGAGGGCTTTGCATTTCAAGTTTTGGAAGAAAAGGACCGATCTATTGGACAAGACCCAAGGAGCCTGA